A window of the Psychrobium sp. MM17-31 genome harbors these coding sequences:
- a CDS encoding transporter substrate-binding domain-containing protein, translating into MYKLLAFLVCAVISHSIVTVKADTLAVVTEESSLQYSENGKVVGIATELVKAVLAEAQLEGDFRVYPWPRAYEIAQTQPNTLIYSMTRSPKREKQFKWVGEILPLTYYFYRLKTNISVNPRTLEEARNVRIGVAKNGVIHQYLEQKRFRNIRTVANSTTYLKMFMTGRVDFIVLNSSSLQSWCKNTVLDCKLVEPVLPIDDMSTGLYMALSQQTEDSLHLRLKDAYQSVREQGIYHRIMASRLQPEATEISEKGE; encoded by the coding sequence ATGTATAAGCTCCTTGCCTTTTTGGTATGCGCTGTGATTTCCCATTCGATAGTAACGGTTAAAGCCGATACCTTAGCTGTCGTTACCGAGGAGTCATCGCTGCAATATTCTGAAAATGGCAAAGTTGTGGGGATTGCAACCGAGCTCGTTAAAGCGGTATTAGCAGAAGCACAATTGGAGGGAGACTTTCGTGTTTATCCTTGGCCTCGAGCTTACGAAATTGCCCAAACGCAACCCAACACTTTAATCTACTCGATGACTCGCAGCCCTAAACGAGAAAAACAGTTCAAATGGGTTGGTGAAATCCTTCCGCTTACCTACTATTTTTATCGTTTAAAAACCAATATATCGGTCAATCCGAGGACGCTTGAAGAAGCCAGAAATGTTCGCATTGGTGTCGCCAAGAACGGTGTCATCCACCAGTACTTAGAGCAAAAACGTTTTCGCAATATTCGCACTGTGGCCAATTCAACAACTTATCTAAAGATGTTTATGACTGGGCGCGTCGATTTCATTGTTCTCAATAGCTCAAGCCTTCAATCTTGGTGTAAAAACACCGTTCTTGACTGCAAACTAGTTGAGCCTGTACTGCCAATTGACGACATGTCGACAGGCCTCTATATGGCACTGAGCCAACAAACTGAAGATAGCCTGCATCTACGTTTAAAAGATGCTTATCAATCAGTTAGAGAACAAGGGATTTATCACAGGATTATGGCAAGTAGATTGCAACCAGAAGCCACTGAGATCTCAGAAAAAGGCGAGTAA
- a CDS encoding ABC transporter substrate-binding protein: MSKNHISVILKVVCFLVGSAVCVSNASPLLVIAEDSVLQYRKGNSVAGPAAELMKALLAEAQLTGDFKIVPWSRAYNTALNRPDTIIYSIAKTPERADLFNWIGEIIPLKYQFYRLKSSTHVNPTNIEQSKAFTIGAISRGAIHQYLRRENYPKLVAVASPTSHIRMFMNNRFDLIVIDSSSLNKVCVTTELDCSLIEAVLPIPQISNSLYIALSNSSDPQITQQLKEAYNALKNNGRYQQIMGPTIEK; encoded by the coding sequence TTGAGCAAAAACCACATAAGTGTGATATTAAAAGTCGTTTGTTTTCTAGTTGGCAGCGCAGTTTGCGTATCTAACGCATCGCCATTACTCGTTATTGCAGAAGACAGTGTTTTACAATATCGCAAAGGAAACTCCGTTGCTGGGCCAGCCGCAGAACTCATGAAGGCACTATTGGCGGAGGCTCAACTTACAGGAGACTTTAAAATTGTTCCTTGGTCTAGAGCCTATAACACTGCGCTAAATCGACCTGATACCATTATTTACTCCATTGCTAAAACCCCCGAAAGAGCAGATTTATTCAATTGGATTGGCGAAATCATCCCCCTTAAGTATCAGTTTTACCGTTTAAAATCATCAACTCATGTTAACCCTACCAATATAGAACAGAGTAAAGCATTTACAATTGGCGCCATTAGCCGTGGCGCTATTCATCAATATTTACGCCGTGAAAATTATCCAAAGCTTGTCGCCGTTGCTAGCCCCACATCCCACATTAGAATGTTTATGAATAATCGCTTTGATCTCATTGTCATCGATTCTTCTTCCCTCAACAAAGTGTGTGTGACTACAGAATTGGACTGCAGTTTGATTGAAGCTGTATTACCCATTCCACAAATTTCAAATAGCCTATACATCGCATTAAGTAACTCAAGTGATCCTCAAATAACGCAACAGCTCAAAGAAGCCTATAACGCGCTCAAAAACAACGGTCGATATCAACAGATTATGGGACCGACTATTGAGAAATAA
- a CDS encoding transporter substrate-binding domain-containing protein, which produces MPLRTPLLTIVAYLSLVMAVFLSNGSALATTLNVVTEEGSLQFTKNSRVEGVATDLVRAVLNEAKVKGNIRVYPWPRAYEQAKSKPNTLIYSMARTPQREKMFKWVGEILPLDYRFFRLKLNDKVNPTTLEQAKKFKIGTVNNGAIHSYLKRNKFTNLSKASNATSHIRMFMAGRFDLIILNTSRLQSLCKNTKLDCNRIEPIINIPEISNGLYMALSKQTSDSLHKKLTAAYQTLKTSGQYDSIMAQEVIK; this is translated from the coding sequence ATGCCTTTAAGAACACCACTCCTGACTATCGTCGCCTACTTATCCTTGGTTATGGCAGTATTTCTGAGTAACGGCTCAGCACTCGCGACGACGCTCAATGTAGTGACTGAAGAAGGATCATTGCAATTTACTAAAAACAGTCGCGTCGAAGGTGTCGCTACTGATTTAGTAAGGGCGGTGTTAAACGAAGCAAAGGTCAAAGGCAATATTCGCGTCTACCCTTGGCCTCGAGCTTATGAACAGGCGAAGAGCAAGCCTAATACATTAATCTACTCAATGGCTCGAACACCGCAGCGAGAAAAAATGTTTAAATGGGTGGGAGAAATATTACCGCTAGACTATCGTTTTTTCCGTTTAAAATTAAATGATAAGGTGAATCCCACCACATTAGAACAAGCCAAGAAATTTAAGATAGGTACTGTGAACAATGGTGCTATCCATAGCTATCTAAAGCGCAATAAATTCACGAATCTGAGTAAGGCATCCAATGCCACTTCTCATATTAGAATGTTTATGGCGGGACGCTTTGATTTAATCATTCTTAATACTTCACGTCTGCAATCATTGTGTAAAAATACCAAGCTCGACTGTAATCGCATTGAACCTATCATTAATATTCCGGAGATCTCAAACGGCCTCTATATGGCCCTGAGCAAACAAACCAGCGATTCGCTTCATAAAAAGCTTACAGCCGCTTACCAAACACTTAAAACAAGTGGACAGTACGACTCAATCATGGCACAAGAAGTTATTAAGTAA
- a CDS encoding ABC transporter substrate-binding protein: MDMRLVQLVFVAVISAIFTINSYANTLSVVTEESTLQYSKGNKVTGPATDLVKEVLKQAEMAGNFRIYPWPRAYKLAQTKADVLIYSMARTPQREHLFKWVGEVVPLDYQFFRLKRKTDVNPKDFTETKSYRIGTIKDGAIHNFLKKNGFSSISAASNEGAYIKMFMAGRVDMIIVNRSSLRKRCAVFKIDCSLLEPVLPIPQISTGLYMAVSKQTDDATHQKLINAYNKVKEHGTYAYIMRNELIQ, translated from the coding sequence ATGGATATGCGCCTTGTACAGCTAGTTTTTGTTGCCGTTATAAGCGCGATCTTCACTATTAACTCTTATGCCAACACCCTCTCGGTAGTCACCGAAGAAAGCACCCTTCAGTATTCAAAAGGTAACAAAGTTACAGGCCCTGCAACCGACTTAGTCAAAGAAGTGCTCAAACAAGCAGAAATGGCTGGTAATTTTCGCATCTACCCTTGGCCTCGCGCCTATAAACTCGCGCAAACCAAAGCCGATGTATTGATCTATTCGATGGCTAGAACGCCACAACGAGAACATCTATTTAAATGGGTTGGTGAAGTGGTACCGCTGGATTACCAATTTTTTAGATTGAAGCGCAAAACCGACGTTAATCCAAAAGATTTCACTGAAACCAAAAGTTATCGCATTGGCACTATCAAAGACGGCGCCATTCACAACTTCCTAAAAAAGAACGGCTTTAGCAGCATATCGGCGGCTTCAAATGAAGGCGCTTATATCAAAATGTTTATGGCTGGTCGCGTCGATATGATTATCGTCAACAGGTCGAGCCTGCGTAAACGCTGTGCCGTATTCAAAATCGACTGTAGTCTATTAGAACCTGTTTTACCCATCCCACAAATCTCAACGGGACTATACATGGCCGTCAGCAAACAAACCGACGACGCCACTCACCAAAAACTCATCAACGCCTACAACAAAGTAAAAGAACACGGTACCTACGCATATATTATGCGGAATGAGTTGATTCAGTAA
- the hutI gene encoding imidazolonepropionase produces MSLNNEFDSVWIDVNLATMNETDYGIIENAAIAIKDGKIAWLGKREDLPAFDAFATPTYQGKGGWITPGLIDCHTHIVYGGNRAKEFEMRLEGATYQEIAAAGGGIVSTVKATREADEETLYVAAKNRLNALMQEGVTMVEIKSGYGLDTETEIKMLHIARLLGEHHPIDVKTTFLGAHALPPEYKENADGYIDLVCGEMMDAVVKDDLADAVDAFCESVGFDLAQTKRVFEAAKRHNIPVKLHAEQMSNLGGSEMAASFNALSVDHIEYLDEAGIKAIKESGTVAVVLPGAFYFLRETQQPPIDLLRKYKVPMAIATDANPGSSPLCSLQLMLNMACTLFRMTPYEALAGVTLHAAKALGMQEKVGSLAVGKQADLVLWDIEHPAQLSYQYGVNPCAQVIKNGVVV; encoded by the coding sequence ATGTCCTTAAATAATGAATTTGATAGTGTTTGGATCGACGTTAACCTCGCGACGATGAATGAGACCGATTATGGCATCATCGAAAATGCCGCCATTGCCATTAAAGATGGCAAGATCGCATGGTTAGGAAAACGCGAGGATTTACCTGCATTTGACGCTTTCGCGACACCAACTTATCAAGGTAAAGGCGGCTGGATAACGCCGGGACTTATCGACTGTCATACACATATTGTTTACGGTGGTAATCGCGCTAAAGAATTTGAAATGCGTTTAGAAGGCGCAACGTATCAAGAAATTGCCGCAGCTGGTGGTGGCATTGTTTCAACGGTTAAGGCAACCCGCGAAGCCGATGAAGAAACGCTTTATGTAGCAGCGAAAAATCGCTTAAACGCTTTAATGCAAGAAGGCGTTACTATGGTAGAAATAAAATCAGGCTATGGTCTTGATACTGAAACAGAAATTAAGATGCTACACATCGCAAGGTTACTCGGTGAGCATCACCCAATTGATGTTAAAACCACATTTTTAGGTGCCCATGCATTGCCGCCAGAATATAAAGAAAACGCGGATGGTTACATCGATTTAGTGTGCGGCGAAATGATGGACGCTGTAGTTAAAGATGATCTCGCTGATGCTGTTGATGCCTTTTGTGAATCAGTTGGCTTTGATTTAGCTCAGACCAAGCGCGTTTTCGAAGCGGCGAAAAGGCACAATATTCCCGTGAAATTGCATGCAGAACAGATGTCGAATTTAGGTGGCAGTGAAATGGCTGCGAGCTTTAATGCGTTGTCTGTTGATCATATCGAATACCTTGATGAAGCTGGAATTAAAGCCATTAAAGAGTCGGGCACCGTTGCGGTTGTATTACCGGGGGCATTTTATTTCTTACGTGAAACTCAGCAGCCACCAATCGATTTACTGCGTAAGTACAAGGTACCAATGGCGATTGCAACGGATGCTAACCCAGGTTCATCGCCGCTGTGTTCCCTGCAATTGATGCTCAATATGGCGTGTACGCTATTTAGAATGACGCCGTATGAAGCGCTTGCAGGCGTTACTCTCCATGCTGCTAAAGCCTTGGGTATGCAGGAAAAAGTGGGTAGCTTAGCCGTAGGAAAACAAGCTGATTTAGTGCTGTGGGATATCGAACATCCAGCACAGTTGAGTTATCAATACGGCGTAAACCCATGTGCGCAAGTAATTAAGAATGGGGTGGTGGTTTAA
- the hutC gene encoding histidine utilization repressor, whose product MIAAKFEQIKQYICQQVENGTLKEHDRVPSENELSQQFVCSRMTARRAITELCDTGLLVRSQGRGTFVATLKSQTSLMEIRNISDEIRERGHDYSVEVVSLDEVAASQDVAITLDVETGSQVFCSKLVHLENNTPVQLEVRYVNPRLVPDYLSNDFTLHTPHEFLSMAAPLTEAEHIIEAVMPTSLTAKMLKLAQYEPCLQIKRRTFSSKGVVSFATLTHPSSRFRIGGRFSVNNG is encoded by the coding sequence ATGATCGCAGCGAAATTCGAACAAATTAAACAATACATTTGTCAGCAGGTTGAAAATGGTACGCTAAAAGAACATGACCGCGTGCCTTCTGAAAACGAATTGTCGCAACAGTTTGTATGTAGCCGAATGACAGCAAGGCGCGCGATAACCGAATTGTGCGACACTGGATTATTAGTGCGTAGCCAAGGGCGCGGCACCTTTGTTGCCACGTTAAAATCGCAAACTTCCCTAATGGAAATTCGCAATATTAGTGACGAAATTAGAGAGCGTGGCCACGACTACAGCGTTGAAGTGGTTAGCCTTGACGAAGTCGCTGCCAGCCAAGATGTAGCCATTACACTCGATGTTGAAACTGGCTCTCAGGTATTTTGCTCTAAACTCGTTCATTTAGAAAATAACACCCCAGTTCAGTTGGAAGTGCGCTATGTCAATCCGCGTCTGGTGCCGGATTATCTCAGTAATGATTTCACCCTCCACACACCACACGAATTTTTGAGTATGGCAGCGCCGCTTACAGAAGCTGAGCATATTATCGAAGCCGTCATGCCAACATCGCTAACCGCCAAAATGCTCAAGCTAGCGCAATACGAGCCGTGTCTGCAAATAAAGCGCCGCACCTTTAGCTCAAAAGGAGTTGTTAGCTTTGCTACGCTAACGCACCCAAGCAGCCGCTTTCGCATTGGTGGCCGCTTTAGCGTTAATAACGGGTAG
- a CDS encoding GNAT family N-acetyltransferase, producing the protein MVEIRSGTIQQALTIHRQIPEFDRPLSEAKLLDRLENKESLVLMAYKAEQAVGYKLGYALNEQEFYSWLGGVIPSARKQGVANKLRQAQERWAQKKGYQSISVKSMNQYPAMLQMLISNSYQISGYENNGDLALNKICFVKSLI; encoded by the coding sequence ATGGTTGAAATTCGCAGCGGTACTATTCAACAGGCCCTAACTATTCACCGACAAATTCCCGAATTTGATCGGCCATTATCTGAAGCTAAGCTATTGGATAGATTAGAGAATAAGGAAAGCTTAGTGTTGATGGCCTATAAGGCTGAACAAGCTGTCGGCTACAAGCTAGGTTATGCCCTTAACGAGCAAGAATTCTATAGCTGGCTCGGCGGTGTTATTCCCAGTGCCAGAAAACAGGGCGTAGCCAATAAATTGCGCCAAGCTCAAGAACGTTGGGCACAAAAAAAGGGATATCAATCCATCAGTGTTAAGTCGATGAATCAATATCCCGCGATGTTACAGATGCTGATTAGTAACAGTTATCAAATTAGCGGCTACGAAAACAATGGCGATCTTGCCTTAAACAAGATTTGTTTCGTTAAATCGCTAATTTAA
- a CDS encoding DUF885 domain-containing protein, producing MKKTLLSMAVVAIITGCAPSQSVNEQANSSQVVVKQQLNKAQVNQLIEQHTLEYVKQQPALSTSLKLSNDYVANYNQQLPDYSPQGMKKLQQTMRKAALELANVELANLPDDTKLHLQVNRVIDNYYAGSKKFEAGYIDTWGGHLPYIVSQIAGPLMDIPKILENQQPVTNLAQANDYITRLEALASMVGQVHQKVEFDAEKGVILPKKLFPNTLKFLNAFVAPDIDNHALMTSFKRKLEQASIGDERLVNALMLKAHNVMTLQVYPAYQRVNNLMVELRERAPEGDGIWAQPNGSEFYLHEVQFLGDSDLTPEQIHNIGLSEVKRISDEMDKLLRSQGLDKGTVGERMVALAEDPKQLFADSDAGRQELLDYLNQEIDVIMQKAPQLFATMPTIGVEVKRIPKVIEAGAPGGFYTPPTLDGTRKGEFAINLRNMKEVPKFSLKTLTYHEAAPGHHFQIALNMEQTDIGLMRQNAPFNGFVEGWALYSELVALEMGMYEGDVWGNLGRLQAELYRAVRLVVDTGLHYKKWTREKAIDYFHTTTGTGLSDVTSEIERYMAWPGQALGYKLGMLKFVELRQTAERELGDKFDIKGFHDLILLKGARPMSIVEADVMTWIEANK from the coding sequence ATGAAAAAAACTCTTCTATCGATGGCTGTAGTGGCCATTATTACCGGATGCGCACCATCGCAATCAGTTAATGAACAAGCGAACTCGTCTCAAGTCGTAGTCAAACAGCAATTAAACAAAGCTCAGGTTAATCAACTGATTGAACAGCACACGCTTGAATACGTAAAGCAGCAACCAGCGCTGTCTACCTCGCTTAAGTTAAGCAATGATTATGTCGCTAACTACAATCAGCAATTACCCGATTATTCTCCGCAGGGAATGAAAAAATTACAGCAAACGATGCGTAAAGCCGCGTTAGAGCTGGCAAATGTTGAATTGGCTAATTTGCCTGATGATACAAAATTACATCTGCAAGTTAATCGCGTTATCGACAATTACTATGCCGGTTCAAAGAAATTTGAAGCGGGTTACATCGATACTTGGGGTGGTCATTTACCTTATATCGTTAGCCAAATCGCTGGACCCTTAATGGATATTCCAAAGATTTTGGAAAATCAGCAGCCAGTCACTAACCTAGCGCAAGCCAATGACTACATTACTCGTCTTGAAGCACTGGCGAGCATGGTGGGACAAGTTCATCAAAAAGTGGAGTTTGACGCAGAGAAAGGCGTAATACTGCCTAAGAAACTTTTCCCAAATACGCTGAAGTTCCTCAATGCTTTTGTTGCTCCTGATATTGATAATCATGCGTTAATGACCAGTTTTAAGCGCAAATTAGAGCAGGCGAGCATTGGTGATGAGCGTCTGGTTAATGCCTTGATGTTAAAAGCCCATAACGTAATGACACTACAAGTTTATCCTGCGTATCAACGGGTTAATAACTTGATGGTTGAGCTTCGAGAGCGCGCACCTGAAGGGGATGGAATTTGGGCACAGCCAAATGGCAGCGAGTTTTACTTGCACGAAGTGCAATTTCTTGGTGATTCTGATCTTACGCCTGAGCAAATCCACAACATTGGTTTGAGTGAAGTAAAACGCATTAGCGACGAAATGGATAAGCTACTGCGCTCGCAAGGGCTTGATAAGGGAACTGTCGGCGAGCGCATGGTGGCGTTGGCGGAAGATCCAAAGCAATTATTTGCCGATTCTGATGCGGGCCGCCAAGAGTTACTAGATTACCTTAACCAAGAAATCGACGTGATAATGCAAAAAGCACCACAGCTGTTTGCAACCATGCCGACCATTGGCGTTGAAGTTAAACGTATTCCTAAAGTTATTGAAGCGGGCGCGCCAGGTGGCTTTTATACGCCGCCGACTTTAGATGGTACTCGAAAAGGTGAGTTTGCAATTAATCTTCGCAACATGAAAGAAGTGCCGAAATTTAGTCTTAAAACGCTGACTTATCATGAAGCTGCACCGGGACATCACTTCCAAATCGCATTGAATATGGAACAAACCGATATCGGTCTGATGCGCCAAAACGCACCGTTTAACGGTTTTGTTGAAGGTTGGGCGTTGTATTCTGAGCTGGTGGCACTAGAAATGGGGATGTACGAAGGCGATGTGTGGGGTAACCTTGGCCGCCTGCAAGCTGAGTTGTATCGCGCAGTCCGCCTTGTGGTAGACACTGGTTTGCACTACAAAAAATGGACGCGTGAAAAGGCGATTGATTATTTCCATACCACTACTGGCACAGGCCTTTCGGATGTTACCTCAGAAATCGAGCGTTACATGGCATGGCCGGGTCAAGCATTGGGTTACAAGCTTGGTATGCTGAAATTTGTCGAGCTACGTCAAACTGCCGAGCGTGAACTAGGCGATAAGTTTGATATCAAGGGTTTCCACGATCTGATTTTACTCAAAGGTGCTCGTCCAATGTCGATTGTTGAAGCGGATGTGATGACGTGGATAGAAGCTAATAAATAG
- a CDS encoding EAL domain-containing protein yields the protein MPAKIDENQIVQDFCKMPREEFFIHASAYLAKCFDIECVVIATFGIVYKQHVNVQAAYGNGKQLYDASYVIDSDTVSDLLTGSSVDKLEDPHQVMVNGQSFPHQFIMPILNARHKVIGHVAFFSSKSKFNYTIQRTALNAATFRLANELEREQQSTKIEMLNLGLSLPKGELYFSELVKLMTRYLNVDYAFIGNVTDPDFVNVEIRAMTEREIDISLSNYQLPIPNIPPTVRQPYVMQMQPTQLPLNGNRSQIVSCVIGIYLFGKNNQVIGVLGVMTKTEVDRIQSVKSLLDSFSLSASRELENQTTQRQLDYYTGILEGTSDLLSFVDRDYTFCAVNDAYQTKFGLPKEHIIQRPVALLYGEKNFDNIIKPSLEKAFNGVIDSVEFSGTDMQGNEMVLHAKHHPYHNAQGDIVGAVMSCRDMTGTAAGEVVNQPSESWLQVLYDKTPSMFFTVDQSLNISSANAFVTQKLGFEKSELANDKLHNLYCDEDKELVDHFLSRCFQKPDELHEWEMRMVTSDGNVIWVKQSAQVVEVDNCQPRILLASEDITEKHQYSLELSYQASHDSLTGLANRIEFERAMHKLIDLPEDHEATEHVLCYIDLDNFKQVNDECGHPAGDELLKNIAALLKLGVRRNDVICRIGGDEFTIIMANCGLDKGVEIAQKMCDAIAAYSFIWKGVEFKVGASIGITKFTHTKQTFREIVTAADDACYCAKKAGRNTVYRYDCDSHLLDEKDVEMSQIRDSITEERFELFAQPVFKIADMTKVVSYEFLLRMRHQDGLIPASEFMHLARRFDALMMIDRWVISQAFAWMDTNRHNLDGVRCNINLSTISVSHGDFLQFVVSKLKQHDIDGSNICFEITEMSAHENLQGVVNFMAELAKYKTRFILDNFGGDASLLGHIKTLPVDIVKIDGTLVSCLTDQAINLATVKAINDIAHVVEKSTVATFVEDEETLKCLQEIGVDYVQGDLLGVPKPLATIH from the coding sequence ATGCCAGCGAAAATAGATGAAAATCAGATCGTACAAGATTTTTGCAAGATGCCGCGCGAGGAATTTTTTATTCACGCCTCTGCCTATCTTGCCAAATGTTTTGATATTGAATGCGTTGTAATTGCCACCTTTGGTATTGTTTATAAACAGCATGTCAATGTGCAAGCCGCCTACGGTAATGGCAAGCAATTGTATGACGCCAGCTATGTTATTGACAGCGATACTGTTAGTGATTTACTGACGGGCAGTTCAGTCGACAAGCTTGAAGATCCCCATCAAGTCATGGTTAACGGCCAATCATTCCCTCATCAATTTATTATGCCTATTCTCAATGCTCGCCATAAAGTGATAGGGCATGTCGCATTCTTTAGCAGCAAATCGAAGTTTAATTACACCATTCAGCGGACCGCGTTAAATGCGGCAACGTTTCGATTGGCCAATGAGTTAGAACGCGAACAGCAATCGACGAAGATAGAAATGCTCAATTTGGGCTTGTCATTACCTAAAGGTGAGCTTTACTTTAGCGAATTAGTGAAGCTGATGACTCGCTATCTCAATGTCGATTATGCCTTTATTGGCAATGTAACTGATCCTGATTTCGTTAATGTTGAAATCCGGGCAATGACCGAGCGAGAAATTGATATTTCGCTAAGTAACTACCAATTACCAATTCCTAATATTCCCCCTACTGTGCGTCAACCTTATGTGATGCAAATGCAGCCAACACAATTACCGCTAAACGGTAATCGATCGCAGATTGTGAGTTGTGTTATTGGTATTTATTTGTTTGGTAAAAACAATCAGGTGATTGGCGTATTGGGGGTAATGACTAAAACCGAAGTCGACCGAATTCAGTCGGTGAAATCTCTGCTTGATAGCTTCTCCCTTAGCGCGTCACGCGAACTCGAAAATCAAACAACCCAGCGTCAGTTGGACTACTACACGGGGATTTTAGAAGGCACATCTGATTTATTGAGTTTTGTCGACCGCGATTATACTTTTTGCGCCGTAAACGATGCCTATCAAACGAAGTTTGGTTTACCGAAAGAGCACATAATTCAACGACCTGTTGCCTTGCTGTATGGCGAAAAAAACTTCGACAACATTATTAAACCTAGCCTAGAGAAAGCATTTAATGGCGTAATCGATAGTGTTGAGTTTTCTGGTACTGATATGCAAGGGAACGAGATGGTGTTGCATGCTAAACATCATCCTTATCACAATGCGCAAGGCGATATCGTTGGTGCTGTGATGTCGTGTCGCGATATGACTGGGACAGCAGCTGGAGAAGTGGTTAATCAGCCGAGTGAGTCTTGGTTGCAGGTTCTTTACGATAAAACACCGTCGATGTTTTTCACAGTTGACCAATCGTTGAATATTAGCTCTGCTAATGCCTTTGTAACGCAGAAGCTTGGCTTTGAAAAGTCAGAACTAGCCAACGATAAGCTGCATAATTTGTACTGTGATGAAGACAAAGAGCTGGTGGATCACTTCTTAAGTCGCTGCTTCCAAAAGCCAGATGAATTGCATGAATGGGAAATGCGCATGGTGACGAGTGATGGCAATGTCATCTGGGTTAAACAGTCGGCACAAGTGGTGGAAGTGGATAATTGTCAGCCACGTATTTTATTGGCATCGGAAGATATCACTGAGAAACATCAATATTCGTTAGAGCTGTCATATCAAGCTAGTCATGACTCGCTGACGGGATTAGCAAATCGAATCGAGTTTGAGCGGGCAATGCACAAGCTAATTGACTTACCTGAAGATCACGAAGCTACTGAGCACGTGTTGTGCTACATCGATTTAGATAACTTTAAGCAAGTAAATGACGAATGTGGTCACCCGGCAGGGGATGAATTATTGAAAAATATTGCGGCGCTGCTGAAGTTAGGGGTGCGCCGCAATGACGTAATCTGCCGTATTGGTGGTGATGAATTTACCATTATTATGGCCAATTGCGGATTAGATAAAGGCGTCGAGATCGCTCAGAAGATGTGTGATGCCATCGCCGCCTATTCATTCATTTGGAAAGGGGTGGAATTCAAAGTTGGTGCGAGTATCGGAATTACTAAATTTACTCATACTAAACAAACCTTTAGAGAAATAGTAACCGCAGCTGATGACGCTTGTTATTGCGCTAAGAAAGCTGGGCGCAATACCGTTTATCGCTACGACTGTGACTCTCATTTGTTAGATGAAAAAGACGTTGAAATGAGTCAAATACGCGACTCTATTACCGAAGAGCGTTTTGAGTTATTTGCACAACCTGTATTTAAAATTGCCGATATGACTAAGGTTGTCAGTTATGAGTTCTTGCTCAGAATGCGCCACCAAGACGGATTAATTCCGGCGAGTGAGTTTATGCATTTAGCGCGTCGTTTTGATGCGCTGATGATGATCGATCGTTGGGTGATTAGTCAGGCATTTGCATGGATGGATACTAACAGACATAACCTCGACGGCGTTCGCTGTAACATTAATTTATCGACCATTTCCGTCAGTCACGGTGATTTCCTGCAGTTTGTTGTCAGTAAGCTTAAACAGCACGACATCGATGGCAGTAATATTTGTTTTGAAATCACTGAAATGTCCGCTCATGAGAACTTGCAAGGTGTGGTTAATTTTATGGCTGAATTAGCCAAGTATAAAACGCGTTTTATTTTGGATAACTTTGGTGGCGATGCCTCTTTATTGGGACATATCAAAACATTGCCGGTCGATATTGTGAAAATCGATGGCACCTTGGTGAGTTGTTTAACGGATCAAGCAATTAACTTAGCAACAGTTAAAGCTATCAACGATATTGCTCATGTTGTTGAAAAATCAACAGTCGCCACCTTTGTTGAAGACGAAGAAACCCTTAAATGTTTACAGGAAATCGGCGTTGATTACGTGCAAGGGGACCTACTAGGCGTGCCTAAACCACTGGCAACTATCCATTAG
- a CDS encoding DUF5062 family protein, with protein sequence MKKHKNEDKLLKLALQLGKAYATKRGYGGLEKAESNKDKVEAIYRLLVHDKLISPLPEDKEDGPNLKHRLVLWIISQLPENHELLQ encoded by the coding sequence ATGAAAAAGCATAAAAATGAAGATAAGTTGCTCAAGCTAGCATTGCAGTTAGGGAAAGCCTATGCCACGAAACGCGGATATGGTGGTTTGGAAAAGGCGGAATCTAACAAGGATAAAGTAGAAGCGATTTATCGATTGTTAGTGCACGATAAGTTAATTAGTCCCTTGCCTGAAGATAAAGAAGACGGCCCTAATCTCAAGCACCGCCTCGTGTTGTGGATTATTTCGCAATTGCCTGAGAATCACGAATTATTGCAGTAA